In Drosophila santomea strain STO CAGO 1482 chromosome 3L, Prin_Dsan_1.1, whole genome shotgun sequence, a single window of DNA contains:
- the LOC120450089 gene encoding uncharacterized protein LOC120450089: protein MQSECQINGCRRMHHRLLYGADEERRPQQRGGFRRHGGNQQPVPRRSPARMPSRRDGHRDQEGNQQPAVFKNNLGRSAPREAGLPTQRNLSCIDPEGGRLLPVTLYGAGRRVDTYALLDEGSSVTMIDDELRRDLGVQGERRQLNIQWFGGREAREPTNVVSLQISGVGKTTRHALKNVYAVSSLSLPMQTLSRQDVQGVQRDARLPMKPYSNAVAKLLIGLDHGHLGLPLRTRRFSREGPYAAATDLGWVVFGPVSGQSTMPSPRSCLLAVSVDDTMEQMVEDYFDVENFGVKPAPQVAASDDVRAQRILEDTTVKVGRRYQTGLLWKDDHVVLPQSYKMAYKRLVNVERKLKRNKPLAQEYDRIIKDYVLKGCARMLQPDEVAVRSDRLWYCPYFGVEDPNKPGKVRLVFDAAAKVGGTSLNSALDKGPQHYKPLPAVLFHFREGAVGVCGDIKEMFHLVLIRPEDRCSQLFLWRDGDDDRDPDVYEMDVMTFGAACSPSAAHYVKTVNALKFRDSDPRAVKAITDYHYVDDYVDSFATESEAISVSTRVKEIHAYAGFE from the coding sequence ATGCAATCTGAGTGCCAGATTAACGGATGCCGGAGGATGCATCATCGTCTGCTATATGGCGCGGACGAAGAGCGAAGGCCGCAGCAACGAGGTGGTTTCAGACGCCACGGAGGGAACCAGCAACCAGTTCCCAGACGCAGCCCGGCCAGGATGCCTTCGCGACGAGATGGTCACAGGGACCAAGAAGGAAACCAGCAGCCAGCGGTTTTCAAAAACAACCTGGGGAGAAGTGCTCCGCGTGAAGCGGGACTGCCCACCCAAAGGAACCTAAGCTGCATTGACCCTGAAGGAGGACGCCTACTGCCCGTTACGCTATACGGAGCCGGTCGGAGGGTGGATACATATGCGCTCCTGGACGAAGGATCCTCGGTCACGATGATCGATGACGAGCTGCGAAGGGATCTTGGAGTACAAGGAGAGCGTCGGCAGCTTAACATCCAATGGTTCGGAGGTAGGGAAGCCAGAGAGCCTACCAACGTGGTGAGCCTGCAGATAAGTGGAGTCGGTAAGACCACTCGCCACGCATTAAAAAACGTTTATGCCGTTTCAAGCCTGAGTCTGCCGATGCAGACATTAAGTCGACAGGATGTCCAGGGAGTGCAGAGAGATGCGCGTCTGCCGATGAAGCCTTACAGCAACGCAGTGGCGAAGTTGCTCATCGGTCTGGATCATGGACATCTCGGATTGCCACTTAGAACGAGGCGGTTCTCTAGAGAGGGACCGTACGCGGCCGCAACCGACCTGGGCTGGGTTGTGTTCGGGCCTGTAAGTGGGCAATCGACCATGCCATCGCCGAGGTCCTGCCTACTCGCCGTGTCAGTGGACGACACAATGGAGCAAATGGTGGAGGACTACTTCGACGTGGAGAACTTTGGAGTGAAGCCCGCGCCACAGGTCGCAGCTAGCGACGATGTTCGGGCCCAAAGGATCCTCGAAGACACCACGGTGAAAGTGGGGCGTCGCTACCAGACAGGATTGCTCTGGAAGGACGACCACGTTGTACTGCCACAGAGCTACAAGATGGCGTACAAGAGGCTGGTCAACGTTGAGAGGAAATTGAAGCGCAACAAGCCGTTAGCGCAAGAATATGACCGGATCATCAAGGATTATGTACTTAAAGGATGTGCGAGAATGTTGCAGCCGGATGAGGTCGCGGTAAGGAGCGATCGACTTTGGTATTGCCCATACTTTGGTGTCGAAGACCCTAACAAGCCCGGCAAGGTGCGGCTTGTGTTCGATGCTGCAGCCAAAGTTGGAGGAACATCGTTGAATTCGGCGCTGGACAAAGGGCCTCAGCACTATAAGCCTTTGCCAGCTGTGCTCTTCCACTTCAGAGAGGGAGCAGTCGGAGTCTGCGGTGACATTAAGGAGATGTTCCACCTAGTTCTGATCCGACCCGAGGATAGATGTTCCCAACTATTCCTCTGGAGAGATGGCGACGACGACAGAGATCCAGACGTCTACGAGATGGACGTAATGACCTTTGGAGCAGCATGCTCGCCGAGTGCTGCACATTATGTCAAGACTGTGAATGCCCTGAAGTTTCGGGATTCGGATCCGAGAGCAGTCAAGGCCATCACCGACTACCACTATGTCGATGATTATGTGGACAGTTTCGCTACAGAGAGCGAGGCTATCAGCGTATCTACCCGTGTGAAGGAGATACACGCGTATGCTGGATTCGAGTAG